The DNA window TTCGGCACGGTCTCGATACGATGCCCACCAGTCAACGGAACACCATCGTCACCCGTGCAGCCCATCAGGTGGACCTGATCGAAGCGCGCTATCCCGACCTTCACTCCGCACCCTGCTTGGACACATATGCCGATGCGACCATTGACGAGATGGTAGAGCAATTTTCCCATCTTCCCTGCCCGGCGCTTGGAAGTGATGGCACCTGTCAGGTCTATGCCTTTCGCCCCGTCACGTGCCGCACCATGGGGATTCCGAGTGAATCCAATGGTGTGGTTGACGGTGCCTGCACCGTTCAAACTGCCATTCCTATCATCCGCCTGTCGCCTCGCTTGCAAGAAGAGTCACGCCGGTTGGCCGAGCATGAGGCAGCCGCCTTGTCAGCATTCGATCGGCACTCATTCCAGACAGGCGACGAACTTCTTCTCCCATACGGATTCCTCTAGGCCGAGCACCACTCCCTAGACAGACGCAGAAACGCTATGCTAAGGTGCCTGGTCTGATCGACGGGGGCGCCTGTAGCTCAGCTGGATAGAGCATCAGCCTCCGGAGCTGAGGGCCACAGGTTCAAATCCTGTCAGGCGCACCAATCGCTCCGTCAGGCACGTCGCATTCGATACACATAGTGCACACCGGTGGGGCCGTTAGCTCAGTTGGTAGAGCAGCTGACTCTTAATCAGCGGGCCGTAGGTTCGACCCCTACACGGCCCACCATTTTTCAACCACTTACGCAGTTCACCCCCGCTTCAAGACCCGCCGACTGTGCTACTTTTGTGCTACTGTCGCGCAGGCGGTCCAAAATCTCTACTCCATCCCGCAAACTCTCCGGATAATGGTGGGCATACCGTTGCGTCATGATGGGCGATTTGTGCCCGAGCAACTGTTGCACCTTGTAGAGATCAATCCCGCTTTGCACCAGCGTCGTAGCGAAGGTATGGCGCAAATCGTGGAAGTGGAAATCCTCGATGGCTGACTTTTTCAACGCGAGCCGGAACGCTCGCCGAAGGTGACCTGATTCGATCGGAGTGAACGCTTTACTGCAAAACACTCGATCGGTCGCAAGTGATCGAACCTTCGCTTTGTTCTTCAGCACAGTCAGCACCGCCTGATTCACCGGAATCGTTCGCCGCTCGCCATTCTTCGATCGAAAGACCGTAACGGTTCGCCGATTCAGATCCACGCCTCGCCAGGTAAGTTCCAGGATCTCCCCCATCCGCATCCCTGTATTCAAGGCGAAGGTCACCAAGTCTTGGAGCCAAGGAGCACAGGCAGCAAGCAGCCTTCCCTCCTCCTCGGAATTCAACCAGCGATCGCGCTTGTTGTTCTCCTTCTCCATCGACACACGTGAGACGGGATTCTGGTGACACCATTCCCACTCCCGCATGGCCAGATTGAACGCTTTCTTCAGATTGGCCAGCTCCCGATTGATCGTCGCCGGAGCCATCCCGTCCTCATAGCGTTTGTTCTTGTAGGCCACGATCACCTTGGGGGTAATCTCCGCGAGATTGTACGTTCCGAAGAAGCCACGAAGATTGGTCATGTAGCCCTTCACACCTCGGTGGCGAAGTTTTCGAACGACGTGTTCCTTCTCATACCGGTCCATCAATTCGATGAACGTATGTGATGCAGCAGCGGCTCGCTCGAAATACTGGCCTTCGACCATTTGCACTTTGATCTTCGAGAAAATGGCATCGGCTAACTTCCGATCCGGCGTGCCGGAGGACTTCCTCACCTGCCGACCTTGATAAGTAAAATACATCCACCAGACTTTTCCTCGTTTCACGAGCCCCATCACATCCTCCCTTCCTCTCGGGCTCGCTGCTGGTCTGGTTTCCCCAGTCGGGAAGTATAGACGGCGTGTTTGGCCCTCGCAATCAGCGCATCTACGGAATCTCCACTCGTCTGTTTTGGTAATTGGAACGGTTCAGGCGGGTGACGGAGTGCAAAATTGTCCAGCCACACCTTGATGGCATCGGCTTCGAATCGAAGCACCCCATGAATCTTCAGGCAGGGAATTTTTCCCTGCGAGGCCCAGGCATACAAGGTGGACTCTTTGATCTGAAGTTGTTGGGAAAGGTTTTTGACGGTCAGCAACATCATGATCCTAGAAAAACCGGGGGAGTCTTACGACACCCCTTCCCCCCATTTACTGAAACGGCCGCGTGTCCGCCGGCTTGGTTGAAGACTGAGCCCCCAGTGGTTACGACTCGGGGCCGAGGAGCAGCGGCACAGGCCTTCCCGGTCCCCTCCGTACCGGTCTCCGCCCATCCAGGCCTGCCCGCTGCGAGAGCCCCGTGCCGCCTCCTTCGTTACGCCCCACCCTTGGTTGGTGAAGGGTGGGGCTAGAACATAATTGCAGAAGGAGGCAGACATGTCCGTTGATAGCTCTCTCGGTTCCTCGAACGGTGGACGGCCACTGAGCCCGGTCCGGAAATACGGAATTCCTAGGTATCGTGTCACGCTGGTCCGGGAGGGCCGTGCCCTTCCGGCAGCGGAATCGGTCCATACGTCGGAGGGTGCGGTGGCCATCCTCCGGCCGCTGTTTGAGGGCCTGGACCGGGAACAATTCCTCATCTGTGGCCTGGACGCCAAGCACAAGCTTATCGGCATCAATGTGGTGTCCACCGGCTCTCTCAACCTCACCATTGTCCATCCCCGTGAAGTCTTCAAGCCGCTCATTCTCATGAATGCCGGCGCCTGGCTGTGCTCGCATAATCATCCCTCTGGGGACATCACGCCGAGCCCAGAAGATCGAGTCCTGACCAAGCGGCTGCGTGAGGCCGGAGAACTGTTCGGCATTACGCTTCTCGACCATCTCATCCTCGCCGAAGAACGCTATTACAGCTTCGCCGACCAAGGCTGGCCCAGCGCTTAGCGCAGCAACCGCAACACCCAGGCCGCGCCGGCCGCCACGAGCGCCAGCCCGATCGCCGCCGTCCCCCAGGCCACCAGATCGATAGCCAGTGCATTGCCGATGGTCTGAATTTGTGACGCCGTCATGCTCCATCTCCCTTGTCATCACTTTCAGCATATTCTCTTAGCTTGAAGGAAAGGAGGCAGGCTGCTGCCAGCCTGCCTCGATGGGCTCGCTCAGCCCACAATCGCGCGGACGCGCTTAAAGGCGTAGATCGCCAAGGCCACGCCAATCAAAGCCGTGGCCCACAAGAGCAGATCGGCCCGCACCGTGGCCACATCTGCCGACACCGGAAACAACTGCGCCTGCGACAGCGCCGGGATACCCAAGGCGAACACGAACGCCATGAGCAGGCCCCCCAGCCCTTTGACCCAACCCCATCCCTTCATACGGCACCTCCTTGTGCTAGTAGTGGTTCCGTCCACCCACGCCGCCGGAAACCTCGCCGACGGTCGATCGCCTCAGTGGTTCTGAGGCAGAATCAGTTTGATAATGAGGCCCACGGCAAAGCCGCCGAGCCAGAAAATCGCCGTGAAATAGGTCATCGCTTCAATCGCCGGCAGGTCCATAGAACACTCCTTCGCCAATGAGCCGCATCGACCCTTCCTCATAGACTTCGGAGACCATCAGGCCATAGCGTCCGGTAATCTGCGCGGCTGTGAGGATCTCTCCGCTGTCGAGCAGATACCGCCAACCTCGGCGGTCCTTACTCATCCCGGCGCCGCCGAGGATTCGCACGGGTCGCTTCGGTATAGGCTGAGTCGTTGGTGCTGCCGGATACATGCCCAATGGATTCAGCAGACT is part of the Nitrospira sp. genome and encodes:
- a CDS encoding JAB domain-containing protein translates to MSVDSSLGSSNGGRPLSPVRKYGIPRYRVTLVREGRALPAAESVHTSEGAVAILRPLFEGLDREQFLICGLDAKHKLIGINVVSTGSLNLTIVHPREVFKPLILMNAGAWLCSHNHPSGDITPSPEDRVLTKRLREAGELFGITLLDHLILAEERYYSFADQGWPSA
- a CDS encoding site-specific integrase, translating into MGLVKRGKVWWMYFTYQGRQVRKSSGTPDRKLADAIFSKIKVQMVEGQYFERAAAASHTFIELMDRYEKEHVVRKLRHRGVKGYMTNLRGFFGTYNLAEITPKVIVAYKNKRYEDGMAPATINRELANLKKAFNLAMREWEWCHQNPVSRVSMEKENNKRDRWLNSEEEGRLLAACAPWLQDLVTFALNTGMRMGEILELTWRGVDLNRRTVTVFRSKNGERRTIPVNQAVLTVLKNKAKVRSLATDRVFCSKAFTPIESGHLRRAFRLALKKSAIEDFHFHDLRHTFATTLVQSGIDLYKVQQLLGHKSPIMTQRYAHHYPESLRDGVEILDRLRDSSTKVAQSAGLEAGVNCVSG
- a CDS encoding helix-turn-helix domain-containing protein; this encodes MLTVKNLSQQLQIKESTLYAWASQGKIPCLKIHGVLRFEADAIKVWLDNFALRHPPEPFQLPKQTSGDSVDALIARAKHAVYTSRLGKPDQQRAREEGRM
- a CDS encoding YkgJ family cysteine cluster protein — encoded protein: MGTDVSSPIRPSLFDEASQWFRRARASLLEAIPCGRGCCDCCVGIFPITRLDAKELRHGLDTMPTSQRNTIVTRAAHQVDLIEARYPDLHSAPCLDTYADATIDEMVEQFSHLPCPALGSDGTCQVYAFRPVTCRTMGIPSESNGVVDGACTVQTAIPIIRLSPRLQEESRRLAEHEAAALSAFDRHSFQTGDELLLPYGFL